From Proteiniborus sp. MB09-C3, the proteins below share one genomic window:
- a CDS encoding ABC transporter ATP-binding protein, translating into MSSFQEQDYNSKFDLKLWKKIFYYAKPLKKQLIILCFFMVNLAVIDSIFPLMTKFIIDNYVVKGNLKDVVLFNGFRISGIVAFGIVYALITIIQVITIGFFIAIAGKVETGVVYYIRQEGFKHLQELSFSYYDTTPVGWIMARMTSDIQRLGDTIAWGIVDMVWGFTLMIVMTFVMLFLNWKLALVVLLVMPILAVVSMYFQKKILKAHRQTRKINSRITGAFNEGIMGARTTKTLVREEGNLNEFVELTRSMKSNSIKAAVFSSLFQPVVLILSSIGTGMAIWYGGESVFLQTISYGTLVAFISYTVQFFEPVREVARVFAELQSAQASAERVLSMIDTKLEIKDDEDVIKEYGDPLNPKKDAWPEIKGNITYQDVTFAYNTGEKVLENFNLHIKAGETVALVGETGSGKSTIVNLACRFYEPTSGQILIDGIDYKKMPLLWLHSSLGYVLQGPHLFSGTIKDNIRYGNLDASELDIIRAAKLVNAHEFIKKLEKGYDTEVGEGGGKLSTGEKQLISFARAVLANPRIFVLDEATSSIDTEAEQKIQDAIHKVLKGRTSFIIAHRLSTIRTADRILVIKDGKIIEEGNHHKLLQKKGYYYRLYTNQFIEEQNAKILKG; encoded by the coding sequence ATGAGTTCTTTTCAAGAACAAGATTATAATAGTAAATTTGATTTAAAATTATGGAAAAAGATTTTTTATTATGCAAAGCCTTTAAAAAAGCAATTAATAATATTATGTTTTTTTATGGTCAATCTTGCAGTGATAGATTCAATATTTCCATTGATGACAAAATTCATAATAGATAATTATGTGGTAAAAGGCAATTTAAAAGATGTAGTACTTTTTAATGGCTTCCGTATTAGCGGGATTGTAGCTTTCGGAATAGTTTATGCATTGATAACTATAATACAAGTAATAACCATAGGCTTTTTCATAGCCATAGCTGGTAAAGTAGAGACTGGAGTTGTATACTATATTCGACAAGAGGGCTTTAAGCACTTACAGGAGCTATCCTTTTCATATTATGATACTACTCCTGTAGGATGGATAATGGCACGTATGACATCAGATATTCAAAGGCTAGGAGATACCATTGCCTGGGGTATAGTAGACATGGTTTGGGGCTTTACTCTAATGATAGTAATGACATTTGTAATGCTTTTCCTTAATTGGAAGCTTGCTTTAGTTGTGCTTTTGGTAATGCCAATACTAGCAGTTGTAAGCATGTATTTCCAAAAGAAAATTTTAAAGGCCCATAGACAGACTAGAAAGATAAATTCTCGTATTACTGGCGCTTTTAATGAAGGAATAATGGGAGCAAGGACTACAAAAACCTTAGTTAGAGAAGAAGGTAATCTTAACGAGTTTGTAGAGTTGACAAGAAGCATGAAGTCCAATTCTATAAAGGCGGCAGTATTTTCTTCTTTGTTCCAGCCTGTAGTCTTGATTTTATCTTCTATAGGAACTGGTATGGCTATTTGGTATGGTGGAGAAAGTGTATTTTTACAAACTATAAGCTATGGTACATTAGTGGCTTTTATATCATATACAGTTCAGTTTTTTGAACCTGTTAGAGAGGTAGCACGTGTATTTGCAGAGCTGCAATCAGCGCAGGCTTCTGCTGAAAGGGTATTATCTATGATAGATACTAAGCTTGAGATAAAAGATGATGAAGATGTAATAAAAGAATATGGAGACCCATTAAATCCCAAAAAGGATGCTTGGCCAGAAATAAAAGGAAATATAACCTATCAGGATGTTACCTTTGCCTATAATACTGGTGAAAAGGTTCTAGAGAACTTCAACCTCCATATTAAAGCGGGAGAAACCGTAGCATTAGTTGGAGAAACAGGCTCAGGAAAAAGTACCATAGTAAACTTGGCTTGTAGATTCTATGAGCCTACAAGTGGCCAAATATTAATAGATGGCATTGATTATAAAAAGATGCCACTACTTTGGCTACACTCTAGCTTAGGCTATGTTTTACAAGGACCTCACTTGTTTAGTGGTACTATAAAGGATAACATAAGATATGGAAATCTGGATGCCAGTGAGCTAGATATAATAAGAGCTGCAAAGCTTGTAAATGCTCATGAATTCATTAAAAAGCTGGAGAAAGGCTATGATACAGAAGTAGGAGAAGGTGGCGGTAAGCTGTCTACAGGAGAAAAGCAGCTTATATCATTTGCAAGAGCAGTACTTGCTAATCCGAGAATATTTGTATTGGATGAGGCAACTTCATCAATTGATACAGAAGCTGAACAAAAAATACAAGATGCTATTCACAAGGTATTAAAGGGCAGAACTAGCTTTATCATAGCGCACAGGCTTTCTACAATACGTACAGCAGATAGAATCCTTGTAATAAAGGATGGAAAGATAATAGAGGAAGGAAATCACCATAAGCTATTACAGAAAAAAGGATACTACTATAGATTGTATACAAATCAGTTTATAGAAGAGCAGAATGCTAAAATATTAAAGGGATAG
- a CDS encoding amidohydrolase: MNILIKNASVLTMSSEAELMDNTNIAIENGRIKSIGQVPEEFKADKIIDGTNKLAMPGLVNSHTHIAMSLFRNYADDLPFWPWLTERIMPLEEKLIPEHVYWGSMLSIVEMIKSGVTSFADMYFFMDDVAKAVEEAGIRASLSIGMSESGDQEAKIRNAKEYFDNWHGKADGRITVMAGPHAPYSCGPSFLSKVIDMATEKGMGIHIHLSESKREIEDSYNLRGKSPIKHVKDLGLFELHTLAAHCVHLSDEDIDILAEKKVNVANNPGSNLKLGNGFARVEDMLKKGVNVALGTDGSASNNNLNMFEEINLAALVNKALKGDTTSIPAATAVRMATLNGAKALGIDKEVGTLEAGKKADIIMIDLNKPHFYPRYNLVASLAYSAQASDVETVLVDGKVLMENYELKTIDIEKVMFNVERCAKSLIK, encoded by the coding sequence ATGAACATTTTAATTAAGAATGCTTCGGTTCTAACCATGAGCAGTGAAGCTGAACTTATGGATAATACTAATATTGCCATAGAAAACGGAAGAATCAAAAGCATAGGGCAAGTCCCTGAGGAATTTAAAGCAGACAAGATTATTGATGGAACAAATAAATTAGCAATGCCCGGATTAGTAAATTCACATACTCATATAGCAATGTCACTTTTTAGAAACTATGCTGATGACTTGCCATTCTGGCCTTGGCTAACTGAAAGAATAATGCCTCTAGAAGAAAAATTAATACCTGAGCATGTTTACTGGGGCTCTATGCTGAGCATAGTGGAGATGATTAAATCAGGTGTGACATCCTTTGCAGACATGTACTTTTTTATGGATGATGTAGCTAAGGCAGTAGAAGAGGCTGGCATAAGGGCAAGCTTGTCAATAGGTATGTCTGAAAGTGGAGATCAGGAGGCCAAGATAAGAAATGCTAAGGAATACTTTGATAACTGGCATGGTAAAGCTGATGGAAGAATAACAGTAATGGCAGGACCTCATGCGCCTTATTCCTGTGGACCTTCATTTTTAAGCAAAGTAATAGATATGGCAACAGAAAAAGGTATGGGAATACATATCCATCTATCAGAAAGTAAAAGAGAAATCGAAGATAGCTATAATCTACGTGGAAAGTCTCCAATAAAGCATGTAAAGGATTTGGGCCTTTTTGAATTACATACATTAGCTGCCCATTGTGTACATTTGTCAGATGAGGATATAGATATATTAGCAGAAAAGAAAGTAAACGTAGCAAATAATCCAGGCAGCAATCTTAAACTAGGAAATGGATTTGCAAGGGTAGAAGATATGCTTAAAAAAGGAGTAAATGTAGCACTTGGAACGGATGGTTCTGCAAGCAATAATAACTTAAATATGTTTGAAGAAATTAATCTAGCTGCTCTTGTTAATAAGGCATTAAAAGGAGATACTACTTCAATCCCTGCTGCTACTGCTGTAAGGATGGCTACATTAAATGGTGCAAAGGCATTAGGCATAGATAAAGAGGTAGGTACATTAGAGGCTGGAAAGAAAGCAGATATTATAATGATAGATTTAAACAAGCCACATTTTTATCCAAGATATAATTTAGTCGCATCATTGGCTTACTCTGCTCAGGCTTCAGATGTGGAAACAGTATTAGTTGATGGCAAAGTGCTAATGGAAAATTACGAGCTTAAGACGATAGATATAGAAAAGGTCATGTTTAATGTGGAAAGATGTGCAAAGAGCCTAATTAAATAA
- a CDS encoding S-methyl-5'-thioinosine phosphorylase, producing the protein MKKAIIGGTGVYDIGEGSYSKVVETKYGKVEVDIVNIKGEKIVFLARHGKGHSTPPHLINYRANIKALEQLGVKYIFSTAAVGSCNENYTPGDVVVINNFIDFTKQRPVTFFEGGDEPVKHTDMGDPYCKNLRTKFYESAKLEAIDIKGDAVYVCTEGPRFETAYEIKMYKSLGGDVVGMTNVPEVVLAKELGMCYATVGIITNWCTGVKGEITLHDIQGTLSVNKEKISRTFLRVFNGKLNQEHCNCKNAIITL; encoded by the coding sequence GTGAAGAAAGCTATTATTGGCGGTACAGGTGTATATGATATTGGAGAGGGAAGCTATTCCAAGGTTGTTGAAACTAAGTACGGAAAAGTAGAAGTCGATATAGTCAATATTAAGGGTGAAAAAATAGTTTTTTTAGCAAGACATGGAAAAGGACATTCAACACCACCTCATTTAATAAACTATAGGGCAAATATAAAAGCCTTAGAGCAGTTAGGAGTTAAATATATTTTTTCAACTGCTGCTGTTGGTTCGTGCAATGAGAACTATACTCCTGGTGATGTTGTAGTAATAAACAATTTTATTGATTTTACTAAGCAAAGACCTGTTACTTTCTTTGAAGGTGGAGATGAGCCTGTTAAACATACGGACATGGGAGATCCCTATTGTAAAAATCTAAGGACTAAATTTTATGAATCAGCAAAGCTTGAAGCAATTGATATAAAAGGGGATGCGGTATATGTATGTACAGAGGGCCCCAGATTTGAAACTGCATATGAGATAAAAATGTATAAAAGCCTAGGCGGAGATGTGGTAGGTATGACCAATGTCCCAGAGGTAGTACTGGCAAAGGAATTAGGCATGTGCTATGCAACTGTCGGAATAATTACTAACTGGTGTACAGGTGTAAAGGGAGAGATTACTTTACATGACATTCAAGGTACATTGTCTGTGAACAAAGAGAAGATCAGCAGGACATTTTTAAGAGTGTTTAATGGAAAGCTTAATCAGGAACATTGTAATTGTAAGAATGCTATTATCACACTTTAA